A single region of the Austwickia chelonae genome encodes:
- a CDS encoding PrsW family intramembrane metalloprotease — protein MSLHRGSTSETAHHHEFFRPTSALWWLYLSACLACSSATVIHFGATIAQVKYSLLTLLPFYLASGLFFFWIVLLCDPYRARRPWVMFAAFVGGAGITLYPAMKGNNLYPAFLLHIMSEEKALAWMPAIAGPTTEEWTKMACTLVIMLIAKSTLTRPIHGLLIGACVGLGFQILENIVYGIEGSIGHLQGDLTQSTSIGISRFATGFASHNLFTAISGVGVAVLLGRTVGERWSRSRRIATFLGLYLLSWFLHFFGNSIGAFTPPLVLVVLGASTITAFMAFALVLRWVWHQERRYLAEAATAVSGTEPGDTSRLTELQSAAIGTHKTRNAFLRKIKKTRGRAEAKAARTDMRSYLEHLQAWGRRGTGIDEAHSSAPDAVASTTVPHPLDDDTLYLEPVGIRR, from the coding sequence ATGAGTCTTCATCGAGGTTCCACCTCCGAGACCGCCCACCACCACGAGTTCTTCCGCCCTACCTCTGCACTCTGGTGGCTGTACCTGAGCGCTTGTCTGGCCTGCTCCTCAGCCACAGTCATCCACTTCGGCGCCACCATCGCCCAGGTCAAGTACTCCCTACTGACGCTCTTACCCTTCTACCTCGCCAGCGGTCTGTTCTTCTTCTGGATCGTGCTGCTGTGCGATCCCTACCGGGCCCGCCGTCCCTGGGTCATGTTCGCCGCATTCGTCGGTGGCGCAGGGATCACGCTCTACCCGGCCATGAAGGGCAACAACCTGTACCCCGCCTTCCTCCTCCACATCATGAGTGAGGAGAAGGCCTTGGCCTGGATGCCAGCCATCGCCGGGCCAACCACCGAGGAATGGACCAAGATGGCCTGCACCTTGGTGATCATGCTGATCGCCAAGTCCACTCTCACCCGCCCCATCCACGGGCTCCTGATCGGTGCCTGCGTCGGCCTGGGCTTCCAGATCCTTGAGAACATTGTCTACGGGATTGAAGGGTCGATCGGGCATCTCCAAGGCGACCTGACCCAGTCGACCTCCATCGGCATCAGCAGGTTTGCCACCGGATTCGCATCGCACAATCTCTTCACGGCGATCAGCGGAGTCGGTGTCGCCGTCCTGCTTGGTCGCACCGTCGGCGAGCGTTGGTCACGCAGCCGCCGGATCGCCACCTTCCTCGGGCTCTACCTCCTCAGCTGGTTCCTCCACTTCTTCGGAAACTCCATCGGCGCGTTCACTCCCCCTCTCGTCCTGGTTGTCCTCGGAGCCAGCACGATCACCGCCTTCATGGCCTTCGCCCTCGTCCTGCGCTGGGTCTGGCATCAAGAACGCCGCTATCTCGCCGAGGCTGCCACCGCCGTCAGCGGAACAGAACCCGGCGACACCTCCCGGCTCACCGAACTCCAGTCCGCAGCCATCGGCACGCACAAAACCCGCAATGCCTTCCTGAGGAAGATCAAGAAGACCCGCGGAAGGGCCGAAGCCAAAGCAGCACGCACCGACATGCGCAGCTACCTCGAACACCTCCAAGCCTGGGGTCGCCGCGGCACCGGCATCGACGAAGCACACTCTTCTGCGCCCGACGCCGTCGCCTCGACTACCGTTCCGCACCCTCTCGACGACGACACCCTCTATCTGGAACCAGTAGGTATCCGCAGGTGA
- a CDS encoding VOC family protein, with amino-acid sequence MPRINLTSIYVDDQERALYFYTEILGFLKKDDLPLGEHRWLTLVSPEEPHGVELCLEPDSHPAARSFKAALLSDGIPFTSFAVEDARRLHSELTARGVHFTRPPLEMGRFTAIVLDDTCGNLIQLVSSAP; translated from the coding sequence ATGCCCCGCATCAATCTCACCTCGATCTACGTCGACGATCAGGAGCGGGCCTTGTACTTCTACACGGAGATCCTGGGTTTCCTGAAGAAAGACGATCTCCCGCTGGGCGAGCACCGCTGGCTCACCTTGGTCAGCCCCGAGGAACCCCACGGTGTGGAGCTGTGCCTGGAACCCGACAGCCATCCCGCGGCCCGGTCCTTCAAGGCCGCACTCCTCTCGGACGGGATCCCGTTCACCTCGTTCGCCGTGGAGGACGCCCGTCGATTGCACTCCGAACTCACTGCGCGCGGAGTGCATTTCACACGCCCACCCCTGGAGATGGGGAGATTCACCGCGATCGTGCTGGATGACACCTGCGGAAACCTGATCCAGCTGGTCTCGAGCGCGCCATAA
- a CDS encoding PrsW family intramembrane metalloprotease, with amino-acid sequence MTSPTTATSPGRPEQFGHEFFRPNSYLWWLYLLACVFCCAGQTIELASSTTSTLSTLPIFGLIFAGTTAIFIAAMMPADPYRTRRPWIMLLAFGGGYAISSYLSLLVNSPLPSLLLHIFGEEITLKYSATLSGPTSEEWFKTLVIVMVMMLAKPTMTRLTHGAMVGAFVGLGFQIAENISYSLDSSAKTPREDIVEPLFVNFFRFLGGFSGHNLISTFAGVGVAVLLGCTVSAQWSRQQRILVAFGLYCSAWGIHFVWNIPSPGSLAFPLIFGKAAVGIAVLLLLLRWVWAEERLFLREAATAVSGDQLTGLQAAAIGDRATRKAFFKKTKQAGGRRQVRTARQEMHDYLDRLQAWGRRGTGIDEHPSDASTPAPDCTDEDTLYLEPVPQLRPSRTASSPRKRV; translated from the coding sequence GTGACCTCCCCGACCACCGCGACATCCCCCGGTCGTCCCGAACAGTTCGGCCATGAGTTCTTCCGACCGAACTCCTACCTGTGGTGGCTCTACCTGCTGGCCTGCGTATTCTGCTGCGCTGGTCAGACCATCGAGTTGGCCTCCAGTACGACATCGACGCTCAGCACCCTGCCGATCTTCGGGCTGATCTTCGCCGGCACAACGGCGATCTTCATCGCCGCGATGATGCCCGCCGACCCCTATCGAACCCGTCGTCCCTGGATCATGCTGCTCGCCTTCGGCGGCGGATACGCCATCTCCTCGTACCTGTCCCTCCTCGTCAACTCCCCCCTTCCAAGCCTCCTGCTGCACATCTTCGGTGAAGAGATCACGCTGAAGTACAGCGCGACGCTGAGCGGTCCTACCAGCGAGGAATGGTTCAAGACCCTCGTCATCGTCATGGTCATGATGTTGGCCAAGCCGACCATGACCAGGCTCACCCACGGAGCGATGGTGGGTGCCTTCGTCGGACTCGGCTTCCAGATCGCCGAAAACATCTCCTACAGCCTTGATTCCTCCGCCAAGACACCCCGGGAGGACATCGTCGAACCGCTGTTCGTCAACTTCTTCCGCTTCCTGGGCGGGTTCAGCGGTCACAACCTGATCAGCACCTTCGCCGGCGTCGGCGTCGCGGTACTCCTCGGCTGCACGGTCAGCGCACAGTGGAGCCGACAGCAACGGATCCTGGTCGCCTTCGGGCTCTACTGCAGCGCCTGGGGCATCCACTTCGTCTGGAACATCCCGTCGCCTGGTTCGCTCGCCTTCCCCCTGATCTTCGGAAAAGCTGCCGTCGGGATCGCCGTCCTGCTCCTGCTCCTGCGCTGGGTCTGGGCCGAAGAACGCCTCTTCCTGCGCGAAGCCGCAACTGCCGTGAGCGGTGACCAGCTCACCGGCCTGCAGGCTGCTGCGATCGGCGACCGTGCGACCCGAAAAGCCTTCTTCAAGAAGACCAAGCAGGCCGGAGGACGCCGACAGGTGCGCACTGCCCGCCAGGAGATGCACGACTACTTGGACCGACTTCAAGCCTGGGGACGGCGCGGCACCGGCATCGACGAACACCCCTCCGATGCCAGCACTCCCGCCCCCGACTGCACTGACGAAGACACCCTCTACCTGGAGCCGGTTCCCCAGCTCCGACCATCCCGCACCGCGTCCTCGCCCCGGAAGCGGGTGTAG